From Acropora muricata isolate sample 2 chromosome 14, ASM3666990v1, whole genome shotgun sequence, one genomic window encodes:
- the LOC136899621 gene encoding very low-density lipoprotein receptor-like isoform X2: MCSNGHCINARLTCDGENDCVDNSDEQNCTVACNPISEFRCANGRMCVSVDFLCDLEDDCGDGSDEQNCHKSTCAPNQFRCVQSGRCMHSRYRCDKSPDCTDGSDEAGCNTTVITHATPPPLKCRRDEWMCADKKHCIHRQWICDGSQECDDGSDEASCGTVGCASDEFTCDNERCIPSSQRCNGVDNCNDGSDERSCPSPTPTLSTTSTQPSRSAAPTLRPTNATQTPSSCEAGYFFCSSSAICITKNKFCDGNADCSNGEDEENCGGCKSYNGHCLQQCHDAKSGHYCSCNAGYKLMDDKKSCEDINECEIPGICSQVCRNTKGSFKCSCQEGYVLDLDGRKCRSSEPRASLIFSNGRDIRQISTDGSEYKKTVPDLKNAGSLDFDFKTSTIYWLETREKKVQRARIGQNIAPKVNNVLENGMPCATKIAVDWVGRKMYWACRGAIEVSQMDGSLRRTLLKGDILKPSAIALDPSERRLYWTDWSDPAKIERASMDGSGREVLISGLHLEMPVDLTIDYTNKKLYWVDFKLRVIKQCDLDGKNVREIVTRGIKKPSALTLFEDHVYWIDDKKIYKANKFTGKNVSVMVNEAFAPTDLRIYHPQRQPMADTPCSHDNGQCSHLCLLSWDKNFTCSCPDGFHLRKDGKTCKENHSSSSSVPTPTDNVSYTSYPSGRNVDKQVSQPDSKANLGLIAGLVGGLLLVVFLCFIVFFVARKKALATTSNCLYN; encoded by the exons ATGTGTTCTAATGGGCATTGCATTAATGCGCGTTTGACATGCGATGGTGAGAATGACTGCGTGGATAACAGCGATGAACAGAACTGTACCGTTG CGTGTAATCCAATTTCGGAGTTTCGTTGTGCAAATGGCCGAATGTGTGTTTCTGTGGACTTTCTCTGTGATTTGGAAGATGACTGTGGTGACGGAAGTGATGAACAGAATTGTC ACAAATCTACTTGTGCCCCAAATCAATTTCGCTGTGTTCAAAGTGGGAGGTGTATGCATTCGAGATACAGATGTGACAAGAGCCCCGACTGTACCGATGGGTCCGACGAGGCAGGGTGCAACACTACCG TTATCACCCATGCCACCCCTCCCCCGTTGAAGTGTAGAAGAGACGAGTGGATGTGTGCCGATAAGAAACATTGCATTCATCGTCAATGGATCTGTGACGGTTCACAGGAGTGTGACGACGGAAGTGACGAAGCAAGCTGTG GGACCGTCGGTTGCGCATCGGATGAATTCACTTGTGATAATGAGAGGTGCATTCCTTCCAGTCAGCGTTGTAATGGCGTGGACAACTGTAATGATGGAAGCGACGAGAGGAGCTGTC CTTCTCCAACTCCAACTCTTTCCACCACGTCAACTCAGCCGTCCCGGTCAGCTGCTCCCACTCTTCGGCCAACCAATG CGACCCAAACACCATCCTCGTGTGAAGCAGGCTATTTTTTCTGTAGCAGCAGCGCAATTTGTATTACCAAGAACAAATTTTGCGACGGGAATGCTGACTGCTCAAATGGAGAAGATGAAGAAAACTGCG GTGGATGTAAAAGCTACAACGGACACTGTTTGCAGCAATGTCACGACGCGAAATCTGGGCACTATTGTTCATGCAATGCGGGTTACAAACTTATGGATGATAAGAAGAGCTGTGAAG ATATCAATGAATGTGAAATCCCCGGAATATGTAGCCAGGTCTGTCGCAACACCAAGGGCAGCTTCAAATGCTCTTGCCAAGAGGGATACGTCTTGGATCTTGACGGCAGAAAATGCCGTTCCAGTG AACCTCGTGCTTCTTTGATCTTCAGTAACGGCCGAGACATTCGCCAGATAAGTACAGATGGTTCCGAATATAAAAAGACTGTGCCTGACTTAAAGAACGCTGGCTCGCTGGATTTTGACTTCAAAACCAGCACTATTTATTGGCTGGAAACGAGGGAGAAGAAAGTTCAACGCGCACGCATTGGTCAGAATATCGCCCCCAAGGTTAATAACGTCTTGGAGAACGGTATGCCATGCGCCACAAAAATCGCGGTGGATTGGGTCGGCAGGAAGATGTACTGGGCTTGTCGAG GTGCAATCGAAGTGTCCCAAATGGATGGTTCCTTGCGACGCACTTTGCTTAAAGGAGACATTTTGAAGCCAAGTGCCATAGCATTGGATCCTTCAGAAAG GCGGTTATATTGGACGGACTGGAGCGACCCGGCCAAGATCGAACGAGCAAGCATGGACGGAAGCGGGCGAGAAGTTTTGATCAGCGGCCTGCACCTAGAAATGCCAGTGGATCTTACTATTGACTACACCAATAAGAAACTCTACTGGGTGGACTTCAAGCTGCGAGTTATTAAACAGTGCGATCTTGACGGTAAAAACGTGCGGGAGATCGTGACTCGAGGAATAAAGAAACCGTCTGCTTTGACGCTGTTTGAGGATCACGTGTATTGGATAGACGACAAGAAAATTTACAAAGCCAACAAGTTTACCGGCAAGAATGTCTCGGTGATGGTGAATGAAGCTTTCGCGCCCACAGATCTGCGTATCTACCATCCACAGAGGCAACCCATGG CTGATACGCCTTGCTCTCACGACAACGGCCAGTGTTCTCACCTCTGTTTACTCTCTTGGGACAAAAATTTCACCTGCAGTTGCCCCGATGGATTTCACCTTCGAAAGGACGGGAAAACATGCAAAGAGAACCACTCATCTTCTTCATCAGTGCCAACGCCGACGGACAATGTCAGCTACACGTCATATCCTTCGGGGCGAAATGTGGATAAACAGGTTTCCCAACCCGACAGTAAAGCCAACCTTGGACTCATCGCGGGACTCGTGGGTGGTTTGTTATTGGTGGTATTCCTGtgctttattgttttctttgttgccaGGAAAAAAGCGCTCGCCACGACTTCA AATTGTTTATACAACTGA
- the LOC136899621 gene encoding very low-density lipoprotein receptor-like isoform X1 produces MALGAALVSSAIAFFIFSPLQNTISATGFSCSSGQFECSNQRCIVSNWRCDNQDDCGDNSDEVGCAPRPCNGTDEFKCSNNECVLQSDVCDGINDCSDGSDEATDSGPRCAPKPKTCGPSDFMCSNGHCINARLTCDGENDCVDNSDEQNCTVACNPISEFRCANGRMCVSVDFLCDLEDDCGDGSDEQNCHKSTCAPNQFRCVQSGRCMHSRYRCDKSPDCTDGSDEAGCNTTVITHATPPPLKCRRDEWMCADKKHCIHRQWICDGSQECDDGSDEASCGTVGCASDEFTCDNERCIPSSQRCNGVDNCNDGSDERSCPSPTPTLSTTSTQPSRSAAPTLRPTNATQTPSSCEAGYFFCSSSAICITKNKFCDGNADCSNGEDEENCGGCKSYNGHCLQQCHDAKSGHYCSCNAGYKLMDDKKSCEDINECEIPGICSQVCRNTKGSFKCSCQEGYVLDLDGRKCRSSEPRASLIFSNGRDIRQISTDGSEYKKTVPDLKNAGSLDFDFKTSTIYWLETREKKVQRARIGQNIAPKVNNVLENGMPCATKIAVDWVGRKMYWACRGAIEVSQMDGSLRRTLLKGDILKPSAIALDPSERRLYWTDWSDPAKIERASMDGSGREVLISGLHLEMPVDLTIDYTNKKLYWVDFKLRVIKQCDLDGKNVREIVTRGIKKPSALTLFEDHVYWIDDKKIYKANKFTGKNVSVMVNEAFAPTDLRIYHPQRQPMADTPCSHDNGQCSHLCLLSWDKNFTCSCPDGFHLRKDGKTCKENHSSSSSVPTPTDNVSYTSYPSGRNVDKQVSQPDSKANLGLIAGLVGGLLLVVFLCFIVFFVARKKALATTSNCLYN; encoded by the exons ATGGCCTTAGGAGCTGCCTTAGTTTCCTCCGCGATagctttttttatcttttcaccCCTTCAAAACACGATCTCAGCGACAG GTTTTTCCTGCTCATCTGGTCAATTTGAATGCTCCAACCAACGGTGTATTGTTTCAAACTGGAGATGTGATAACCAAGACGATTGCGGGGATAATTCAGACGAAGTTGGATGCG CGCCTCGGCCTTGCAATGGAACGGATGAATTCAAGTGTAGCAACAACGAATGTGTGTTACAAAGTGATGTCTGTGATGGAATCAACGACTGCAGCGATGGCAGCGATGAAGCTACAGACAGCGGACCTCGATGTG CACCTAAGCCTAAGACGTGTGGCCCTAGTGACTTCATGTGTTCTAATGGGCATTGCATTAATGCGCGTTTGACATGCGATGGTGAGAATGACTGCGTGGATAACAGCGATGAACAGAACTGTACCGTTG CGTGTAATCCAATTTCGGAGTTTCGTTGTGCAAATGGCCGAATGTGTGTTTCTGTGGACTTTCTCTGTGATTTGGAAGATGACTGTGGTGACGGAAGTGATGAACAGAATTGTC ACAAATCTACTTGTGCCCCAAATCAATTTCGCTGTGTTCAAAGTGGGAGGTGTATGCATTCGAGATACAGATGTGACAAGAGCCCCGACTGTACCGATGGGTCCGACGAGGCAGGGTGCAACACTACCG TTATCACCCATGCCACCCCTCCCCCGTTGAAGTGTAGAAGAGACGAGTGGATGTGTGCCGATAAGAAACATTGCATTCATCGTCAATGGATCTGTGACGGTTCACAGGAGTGTGACGACGGAAGTGACGAAGCAAGCTGTG GGACCGTCGGTTGCGCATCGGATGAATTCACTTGTGATAATGAGAGGTGCATTCCTTCCAGTCAGCGTTGTAATGGCGTGGACAACTGTAATGATGGAAGCGACGAGAGGAGCTGTC CTTCTCCAACTCCAACTCTTTCCACCACGTCAACTCAGCCGTCCCGGTCAGCTGCTCCCACTCTTCGGCCAACCAATG CGACCCAAACACCATCCTCGTGTGAAGCAGGCTATTTTTTCTGTAGCAGCAGCGCAATTTGTATTACCAAGAACAAATTTTGCGACGGGAATGCTGACTGCTCAAATGGAGAAGATGAAGAAAACTGCG GTGGATGTAAAAGCTACAACGGACACTGTTTGCAGCAATGTCACGACGCGAAATCTGGGCACTATTGTTCATGCAATGCGGGTTACAAACTTATGGATGATAAGAAGAGCTGTGAAG ATATCAATGAATGTGAAATCCCCGGAATATGTAGCCAGGTCTGTCGCAACACCAAGGGCAGCTTCAAATGCTCTTGCCAAGAGGGATACGTCTTGGATCTTGACGGCAGAAAATGCCGTTCCAGTG AACCTCGTGCTTCTTTGATCTTCAGTAACGGCCGAGACATTCGCCAGATAAGTACAGATGGTTCCGAATATAAAAAGACTGTGCCTGACTTAAAGAACGCTGGCTCGCTGGATTTTGACTTCAAAACCAGCACTATTTATTGGCTGGAAACGAGGGAGAAGAAAGTTCAACGCGCACGCATTGGTCAGAATATCGCCCCCAAGGTTAATAACGTCTTGGAGAACGGTATGCCATGCGCCACAAAAATCGCGGTGGATTGGGTCGGCAGGAAGATGTACTGGGCTTGTCGAG GTGCAATCGAAGTGTCCCAAATGGATGGTTCCTTGCGACGCACTTTGCTTAAAGGAGACATTTTGAAGCCAAGTGCCATAGCATTGGATCCTTCAGAAAG GCGGTTATATTGGACGGACTGGAGCGACCCGGCCAAGATCGAACGAGCAAGCATGGACGGAAGCGGGCGAGAAGTTTTGATCAGCGGCCTGCACCTAGAAATGCCAGTGGATCTTACTATTGACTACACCAATAAGAAACTCTACTGGGTGGACTTCAAGCTGCGAGTTATTAAACAGTGCGATCTTGACGGTAAAAACGTGCGGGAGATCGTGACTCGAGGAATAAAGAAACCGTCTGCTTTGACGCTGTTTGAGGATCACGTGTATTGGATAGACGACAAGAAAATTTACAAAGCCAACAAGTTTACCGGCAAGAATGTCTCGGTGATGGTGAATGAAGCTTTCGCGCCCACAGATCTGCGTATCTACCATCCACAGAGGCAACCCATGG CTGATACGCCTTGCTCTCACGACAACGGCCAGTGTTCTCACCTCTGTTTACTCTCTTGGGACAAAAATTTCACCTGCAGTTGCCCCGATGGATTTCACCTTCGAAAGGACGGGAAAACATGCAAAGAGAACCACTCATCTTCTTCATCAGTGCCAACGCCGACGGACAATGTCAGCTACACGTCATATCCTTCGGGGCGAAATGTGGATAAACAGGTTTCCCAACCCGACAGTAAAGCCAACCTTGGACTCATCGCGGGACTCGTGGGTGGTTTGTTATTGGTGGTATTCCTGtgctttattgttttctttgttgccaGGAAAAAAGCGCTCGCCACGACTTCA AATTGTTTATACAACTGA